In Pollutimonas sp. M17, a single genomic region encodes these proteins:
- a CDS encoding HIT family protein, with protein sequence MKKADDCPLCLTAGGQVLWAGALLRVIAVDDPLHPGYTRVIWQEHLAEMTQLPAAARHALMEAVWRVEQTQRDVLQADKINLAQFGNMVPHLHWHVIPRWAGDSHFPEAIWAPAPRRSPEQLAAWQAQKALIQARLPHYHAALRAAFAQDVAH encoded by the coding sequence ATGAAGAAAGCCGATGACTGCCCTTTATGCCTGACCGCCGGCGGCCAGGTGCTCTGGGCCGGCGCGCTCCTTCGGGTCATTGCGGTCGACGACCCGCTGCACCCCGGCTACACGCGCGTAATCTGGCAGGAACACCTGGCCGAAATGACCCAATTGCCGGCGGCCGCCCGGCATGCGCTCATGGAGGCGGTGTGGCGGGTGGAACAGACCCAGCGCGATGTCCTGCAAGCCGACAAGATCAATCTGGCGCAATTCGGCAACATGGTGCCGCACCTGCACTGGCACGTGATCCCGCGCTGGGCGGGCGACAGCCACTTTCCGGAAGCCATCTGGGCGCCGGCCCCGCGGCGCTCCCCCGAGCAGTTGGCCGCTTGGCAGGCGCAAAAGGCCCTCATCCAGGCGCGCCTGCCGCACTATCACGCCGCGCTGCGGGCTGCCTTTGCCCAAGACGTTGCACATTAA